Proteins co-encoded in one Bacillus sp. FSL H8-0547 genomic window:
- a CDS encoding AraC family transcriptional regulator, which yields MDTAFQKTIAFIEHHLQEELPLETIAREAGYSKFHFHRLFQREFGMTPSEYVRIRRIADAAKMLLYTDEKILDIALSYQFESQESFTRAFKKIYRLPPGTYRKIMASLTMQKEEISMENQGVKGWVLSGSHPFNYEMGLDRKVYHSGKSSGYLAAKSVQHQGEFATMMQEIKADKYKGKRYKFSGFIRAENLDGFCGMWMRVDNALQDVLRFDNMGDRPITKDTEWHYCSIVLDIPEESAVISIGALLSGAGRMWVDELKFEEVDETVPTTNIEFTSHLHDEPANLSFEEELA from the coding sequence ATGGATACAGCCTTTCAAAAAACGATTGCGTTTATCGAACATCATCTTCAGGAAGAGCTGCCGCTTGAGACGATTGCCCGTGAGGCCGGGTACTCGAAATTCCACTTTCACAGGCTTTTCCAGAGGGAGTTTGGAATGACCCCCTCTGAATATGTAAGAATTAGGCGCATAGCGGATGCAGCGAAAATGCTGCTTTATACTGATGAAAAAATACTTGATATTGCTCTTTCCTATCAATTTGAAAGCCAGGAATCATTCACTAGGGCATTTAAAAAAATATACAGGCTGCCGCCGGGCACTTACCGGAAAATAATGGCGAGCCTGACGATGCAGAAGGAGGAAATTTCAATGGAGAATCAAGGTGTTAAAGGATGGGTCCTAAGCGGCAGTCATCCCTTCAATTACGAAATGGGACTGGACAGGAAAGTCTATCATTCAGGGAAAAGTTCAGGGTATTTAGCTGCCAAAAGCGTGCAGCATCAGGGTGAATTTGCAACGATGATGCAGGAAATAAAAGCGGATAAGTATAAGGGCAAACGCTATAAGTTCTCTGGGTTTATTCGTGCTGAAAATCTGGACGGCTTTTGCGGAATGTGGATGAGAGTGGACAATGCCCTTCAGGATGTTTTGCGCTTTGACAATATGGGAGACAGACCGATTACGAAGGATACTGAATGGCACTATTGCTCCATCGTCCTTGATATACCGGAAGAAAGTGCGGTCATTTCTATTGGAGCGCTTCTGTCAGGAGCGGGAAGAATGTGGGTGGACGAGCTGAAATTTGAAGAAGTTGACGAGACGGTTCCTACTACAAACATCGAATTTACCTCTCACCTTCATGATGAGCCTGCAAACCTATCATTTGAGGAGGAATTGGCATGA
- a CDS encoding alpha/beta hydrolase, whose amino-acid sequence MILHTYVSGEGEPLVLIHSGGMTGDTEYNEQSEFFSAENFKVIRPDLRGHGRSHGKIDHYFVQCVQDLKETIDHLGIERCHIAGVSVGGITALLFAKEYPEKVKSLCFSGVLPKEPVNWAELLKEEAEQYEHLFANEEAVAFLNEIHGENDWKSLLQSFNEADFYPFHATGDVSGIEIPVLCLVGENQELEVEAVVAYKQLHSAIHIAVIPFAGHLVHREQPDLYSQTLHAFLKNS is encoded by the coding sequence ATGATTTTGCATACATATGTATCGGGAGAGGGAGAACCGCTCGTCCTTATTCATTCTGGCGGAATGACAGGTGATACGGAATATAATGAGCAGAGCGAGTTTTTTTCAGCGGAAAACTTCAAAGTGATCAGACCTGATTTGCGGGGGCACGGTAGGTCGCATGGAAAGATTGATCACTATTTTGTTCAATGCGTGCAGGATTTGAAAGAAACGATTGACCATCTCGGGATTGAGCGGTGCCACATAGCAGGGGTTTCTGTAGGGGGAATAACTGCATTACTTTTTGCAAAAGAGTACCCTGAGAAAGTGAAATCACTTTGTTTTTCAGGAGTTCTCCCGAAAGAGCCTGTTAACTGGGCTGAACTGTTAAAAGAAGAAGCAGAACAGTATGAGCACTTGTTTGCGAATGAAGAAGCTGTTGCGTTCTTGAACGAAATCCACGGGGAGAATGACTGGAAATCCCTGCTGCAATCTTTTAATGAAGCTGACTTTTATCCTTTTCACGCGACAGGCGATGTTTCCGGCATAGAGATTCCGGTTTTATGTCTCGTTGGTGAAAATCAGGAGCTGGAAGTCGAGGCTGTTGTTGCGTATAAACAGCTGCACTCAGCAATCCATATCGCTGTCATTCCATTTGCCGGACATCTTGTACACAGGGAGCAGCCTGACCTCTATTCTCAGACGCTGCATGCGTTCCTGAAAAACTCTTAA